Proteins from a genomic interval of Pseudomonas silesiensis:
- a CDS encoding aldehyde dehydrogenase family protein, with product MVDGLLKGLGVSEAAFTNGGYPVHTPIDGSQVASVTLEDKAAVAGKIDLAHQAFLSWRDVPAPRRGELVRVFGEVLRKNKEQLGELVSVETGKIFQEGLGEVQEMIDICDFAVGLSRQLYGLTIASERPGHHMRETWQPLGIVGVISAFNFPAAVWAWNTSLALVCGNAVLWKPSEKTPLTALACQALFEQALKIFGQAPEGLSQLIIGDREAGEVLVDDPRIPLISATGSTRMGKEVGPRVAARFGRCILELGGNNAMILAPSADLDLAVRGILFSAVGTAGQRCTTLRRLIVHRSIKDEVVARVKAAYAKVRIGDPRKDNLIGPLIDKQAFQSMQGALSQARDEGGQVFGGERKLQDQYPNAYYVSPAIVEMPGQSAVVRHETFAPILYVLAYDDFEEALRLNNEVPQGLSSCIFTLDVREAERFQSASGSDCGIANVNIGTSGAEIGGAFGGEKETGGGRESGSDSWKAYMRRQTNTINYSRELPLAQGIVFD from the coding sequence ATGGTTGATGGACTGCTCAAAGGCCTAGGCGTTTCCGAGGCTGCATTCACGAATGGCGGCTATCCCGTACATACACCAATCGATGGTAGTCAGGTTGCTTCCGTCACGTTGGAGGACAAGGCTGCGGTAGCCGGGAAGATCGATCTCGCCCATCAAGCCTTCCTGTCCTGGCGTGATGTTCCTGCCCCACGTCGTGGCGAGCTGGTTCGTGTGTTCGGCGAAGTCTTGCGCAAAAACAAAGAGCAGCTCGGCGAATTGGTCTCGGTGGAAACCGGCAAAATTTTCCAGGAAGGTCTGGGCGAAGTTCAGGAAATGATCGATATCTGCGACTTCGCAGTAGGTCTTTCCCGTCAGTTGTACGGTTTGACGATCGCGTCCGAGCGCCCGGGTCACCATATGCGGGAAACGTGGCAGCCGCTCGGCATCGTCGGCGTGATCAGCGCGTTCAACTTCCCGGCTGCCGTATGGGCCTGGAACACTTCCTTGGCACTGGTTTGCGGTAACGCTGTGCTGTGGAAGCCGTCCGAGAAAACGCCTTTGACGGCCCTGGCATGCCAGGCGTTGTTCGAGCAGGCACTGAAGATTTTTGGCCAGGCACCCGAAGGGCTCAGCCAACTGATCATCGGTGATCGTGAGGCGGGTGAAGTGCTGGTCGATGATCCACGCATTCCGTTGATCAGTGCCACCGGCAGCACGCGGATGGGCAAAGAAGTCGGACCGCGGGTCGCGGCTCGTTTCGGTCGTTGCATTCTCGAGTTGGGCGGCAACAACGCAATGATCCTGGCGCCGAGTGCCGACCTCGACCTGGCCGTGCGTGGCATCCTGTTCAGTGCGGTCGGCACTGCCGGCCAGCGCTGCACGACCCTGCGTCGTTTGATCGTGCACCGTTCGATCAAGGACGAAGTGGTTGCTCGAGTCAAGGCGGCTTACGCCAAGGTGCGCATCGGTGATCCCCGTAAAGACAATCTGATCGGCCCACTGATTGACAAGCAGGCGTTCCAATCGATGCAAGGTGCCTTGAGCCAGGCGCGGGATGAAGGTGGTCAGGTGTTTGGTGGTGAGCGCAAGCTGCAGGATCAATACCCGAACGCCTATTACGTATCGCCAGCCATTGTGGAGATGCCAGGTCAGTCCGCCGTCGTTCGCCACGAAACCTTCGCACCGATTCTGTATGTGTTGGCCTACGATGATTTTGAAGAAGCGCTGCGTTTGAACAACGAAGTACCTCAAGGCCTGTCGTCCTGCATCTTCACCCTGGATGTTCGCGAAGCCGAGCGCTTCCAGAGTGCCTCCGGCAGTGACTGCGGTATCGCCAACGTGAACATCGGCACCAGTGGCGCCGAGATCGGCGGTGCATTCGGTGGTGAGAAAGAAACCGGGGGTGGACGCGAGTCCGGCTCGGATTCCTGGAAAGCCTACATGCGTCGTCAGACCAATACGATCAACTATTCCCGCGAGCTGCCCCTGGCTCAAGGGATCGTCTTCGACTGA